In the Paenibacillus sp. FSL H7-0357 genome, one interval contains:
- a CDS encoding Lrp/AsnC family transcriptional regulator — protein MDHVDKQILFHLQSQARISMTELGKNVGLSQPAVTERVKRMEEKGIISEYRTIISPEKIGKQAAAYILFHSRDCNAFLDFCRAAPDVVECYRISGEHNYLLKVISDSTRALEEFGNQCDRYGTYTILIVMSSPIDHKFLIPSLGETPINMLS, from the coding sequence ATGGATCATGTAGATAAGCAAATCCTGTTCCACCTGCAGAGCCAAGCGAGAATTTCTATGACAGAACTGGGGAAAAACGTCGGCTTATCACAGCCTGCAGTTACAGAGAGGGTTAAACGCATGGAGGAGAAGGGGATCATCAGTGAATATCGCACCATCATATCCCCTGAAAAGATTGGCAAACAGGCTGCCGCCTATATATTGTTTCATTCTAGAGATTGTAACGCATTCCTTGATTTCTGCCGGGCGGCTCCCGATGTCGTCGAATGTTACCGGATAAGCGGGGAGCACAACTATTTATTGAAAGTGATTAGCGATTCTACGCGAGCGCTTGAAGAGTTCGGAAATCAATGTGATAGATACGGGACCTACACGATTCTAATCGTGATGTCATCTCCGATCGATCATAAATTCCTCATCCCTTCACTGGGAGAAACACCAATAAATATGCTGAGTTAA
- a CDS encoding serine hydrolase domain-containing protein — MCTLYSNPSDPQCLSGRIDEVMDRTLADKRLVGAVIKVAIDGTMVYSRAAGYADRGLNRLMREDALFRLASVTKPIVSTAALVLVAQGRLQLDDRVDRWLPEFRPRLQNGELAQLTVRHLMTHTAGLSYRFFQEENSSYQRAGISDGMDQSGITLEENMRRLASVPLLYTPGTEWRYSIATDVLGAVIAKVTETTLGEAIDSLVTKPLGMSDTGFIAADPERLATPYANNYPEPRPLLDPDKIAFVDGTAGFLLAPGRALDAAAYPSGGAGMVGSAGDFLHLLETLRQGGGPLLPESLVHEMTTNQIGDLPMPFWPGRGFGLGITVLKDPAAANTPESPGTWRMGGTYGHSWFVDPKQRLSVVAFTNTLLEGMSGQFTVDLCEAIYASIRS; from the coding sequence ATGTGTACATTATATTCAAACCCAAGTGATCCGCAATGTTTGTCGGGCCGCATCGATGAAGTGATGGATCGGACGCTTGCCGACAAGAGGCTGGTCGGTGCCGTCATTAAAGTAGCAATAGACGGAACAATGGTTTACAGCCGCGCTGCCGGTTATGCTGACCGCGGTCTGAACCGGCTCATGAGAGAAGATGCTTTATTCCGGCTCGCCTCGGTCACCAAACCTATTGTTTCCACGGCTGCCTTAGTACTGGTTGCACAAGGGCGCCTGCAGTTGGACGACCGTGTTGACCGTTGGCTTCCGGAGTTCCGCCCACGCTTGCAGAACGGCGAACTTGCGCAATTGACGGTCCGCCATCTAATGACGCATACAGCCGGTCTGTCTTACCGGTTCTTCCAGGAAGAAAATAGTTCCTATCAGCGGGCAGGGATTTCGGACGGCATGGATCAGTCCGGAATCACACTGGAAGAGAATATGCGCCGCCTCGCCTCTGTGCCGCTTCTCTACACGCCAGGCACAGAGTGGAGATATTCCATAGCAACGGATGTGCTGGGTGCAGTCATAGCCAAGGTCACAGAAACAACGCTCGGCGAAGCCATAGATTCACTGGTAACCAAACCGCTCGGCATGAGTGACACCGGGTTCATTGCAGCTGATCCAGAACGGCTGGCCACCCCCTATGCCAACAACTACCCGGAGCCGCGGCCATTACTTGATCCGGACAAGATTGCCTTTGTGGACGGTACAGCAGGCTTCCTGCTTGCTCCAGGCCGGGCACTTGATGCCGCCGCCTATCCCTCCGGTGGAGCCGGCATGGTTGGCAGTGCCGGGGACTTTTTGCACCTGCTGGAAACATTGCGCCAGGGCGGGGGCCCTTTGCTGCCGGAATCTCTGGTTCACGAAATGACTACCAATCAGATCGGTGACCTGCCTATGCCCTTTTGGCCAGGACGGGGATTCGGTCTTGGCATTACAGTGCTGAAAGACCCTGCCGCCGCAAACACTCCTGAATCACCGGGAACATGGCGGATGGGCGGCACTTATGGCCATTCATGGTTCGTCGATCCTAAGCAGCGGCTAAGCGTTGTGGCATTTACAAATACCTTACTGGAAGGCATGTCCGGCCAGTTTACGGTTGACCTTTGTGAAGCGATTTATGCCAGCATCAGATCATAA
- a CDS encoding MFS transporter, whose protein sequence is MSQNTTSSAQNDSGTSERLPWAGLLALAMTGFICILTETVPAGLLLQIGDGLGVSEALAGQLVTLYALGSLLAAIPLTAATRGWRRRPLLLLCIIGFLVFNTITAFSSNYVLTLAARFFAGISAGVLWGMIAGYARRMVPESLKGRAMAVAMVGTPLAMAIGVPAGTFLGTFVGWRAVFGIMSLLALLLVFWVLWKLPDYPGTSADKQLPLYKVFVIPGVRPVLAVVLAWVLAHNILYTYIAPFLAQAGLTRRIDLVLLIFGITSLAGIAITGILIDRKLRPLVLISLATFTLAAVALGISNHPVVIYPVVAAWGLTFGGAATMLQTAIAETAGESADVAQSMLVTAWNLAIGSGGVLGGILIETLGVASFPWALFILLLLALFTAWRAKEYGFPVKRP, encoded by the coding sequence ATGAGCCAAAATACAACTTCTTCCGCACAGAATGACTCCGGCACTTCTGAGCGGCTCCCATGGGCTGGCTTGCTCGCCCTCGCGATGACAGGGTTTATCTGTATTCTCACCGAAACGGTTCCCGCCGGCTTGCTGCTGCAAATTGGTGATGGGCTTGGTGTCTCTGAAGCTCTAGCCGGTCAGCTTGTCACTTTGTACGCCCTCGGTTCATTGTTGGCCGCCATTCCCTTAACCGCCGCAACACGCGGATGGCGGCGGAGACCCCTGCTGCTGCTATGCATTATTGGGTTTCTCGTATTCAACACCATCACTGCCTTTTCTTCTAATTATGTATTGACGCTGGCTGCCCGTTTTTTTGCCGGCATATCTGCCGGTGTCCTGTGGGGAATGATCGCAGGGTATGCCCGCCGCATGGTGCCGGAATCGCTTAAGGGGCGGGCCATGGCGGTGGCGATGGTCGGCACGCCTCTGGCCATGGCCATCGGTGTCCCTGCCGGAACATTTCTTGGCACCTTTGTCGGCTGGCGTGCTGTGTTTGGAATCATGTCACTGCTCGCGCTGCTGCTGGTCTTCTGGGTGCTTTGGAAGCTGCCGGACTACCCGGGCACAAGTGCCGATAAGCAGCTGCCGCTTTATAAGGTCTTTGTTATTCCCGGAGTACGGCCGGTCCTGGCCGTTGTTCTAGCTTGGGTATTGGCCCATAACATCCTTTATACCTATATTGCGCCATTTCTTGCGCAGGCCGGGCTTACCCGGCGTATTGACCTGGTGCTGCTTATTTTCGGTATTACTTCACTGGCAGGCATCGCAATTACCGGAATTCTGATCGACCGTAAATTGCGTCCATTGGTTCTGATTAGCCTCGCAACATTTACTTTGGCCGCCGTTGCACTTGGCATAAGCAACCATCCCGTCGTAATCTATCCTGTGGTTGCTGCATGGGGATTGACGTTCGGAGGTGCTGCAACAATGCTGCAGACAGCAATTGCCGAAACTGCTGGGGAGAGTGCCGATGTAGCCCAGTCCATGCTGGTAACGGCATGGAATCTGGCTATCGGCAGCGGTGGTGTGCTGGGCGGGATTCTAATCGAAACGCTGGGTGTCGCCTCATTCCCCTGGGCATTGTTTATTCTATTGCTGCTTGCGCTGTTCACCGCTTGGCGAGCGAAGGAATACGGATTTCCTGTGAAGCGGCCTTGA
- a CDS encoding AraC family transcriptional regulator: MNLLENMNHALAYIEEHLTGEIDYREAAKRALCSEYHFKRMFSFLAGLPLSEYVRRRRLTLAAFDLQSSQLKIIDIALNYGYSSPDAFTKAFQQFHGVLPSEARTAGPSLKSFPRMTFQLIIRGGNEMNYRIEEKEAFHIVGIKKRVPIIFEGVNPEISAMWQSLDLPTLSKLKELSNVAPLGLISASTNFSEGRMEEKGELDHYIGVATTLGCPETFTLLEVPAMSWAVFESIGPFPATLQNIWGRIYSEWFPSSNYEQTEGPEILWNESKDVTSPTYKSEIWIPVAKRV; encoded by the coding sequence ATGAACCTGCTGGAGAACATGAATCATGCATTGGCTTATATCGAAGAACATCTGACTGGGGAGATTGATTACCGGGAAGCGGCAAAACGCGCATTGTGCTCGGAATATCATTTCAAGCGGATGTTCTCTTTTCTCGCCGGCCTCCCGCTTTCGGAATATGTACGGCGTAGACGGCTGACACTCGCGGCCTTCGATCTGCAGAGCAGCCAGCTCAAAATTATCGACATTGCGCTGAATTATGGATACAGTTCACCGGACGCCTTCACCAAGGCATTCCAGCAGTTTCACGGTGTTTTGCCCTCAGAAGCAAGAACCGCAGGACCTTCACTGAAGTCCTTTCCTCGAATGACTTTTCAGCTCATTATCAGAGGAGGAAATGAAATGAATTACCGGATTGAGGAGAAGGAAGCATTCCATATCGTCGGGATTAAGAAGAGAGTCCCTATTATTTTTGAGGGGGTGAATCCGGAGATTTCCGCAATGTGGCAAAGCCTGGATCTGCCAACCCTCTCCAAGCTCAAAGAGCTTTCGAATGTCGCACCCCTGGGATTGATAAGCGCATCCACAAACTTTTCCGAGGGGCGGATGGAAGAAAAGGGGGAACTGGATCATTATATCGGAGTGGCTACCACGCTGGGATGTCCCGAGACCTTCACGCTGCTGGAGGTTCCGGCAATGTCTTGGGCAGTATTCGAGTCCATCGGACCTTTTCCGGCTACCCTGCAAAATATTTGGGGACGGATCTATTCCGAGTGGTTCCCTTCTTCCAACTATGAGCAGACCGAAGGGCCGGAAATCTTATGGAATGAGAGCAAAGATGTAACGTCCCCGACTTACAAAAGCGAAATTTGGATTCCGGTTGCGAAAAGGGTGTAG
- a CDS encoding HAD-IIIA family hydrolase, which yields MREPKLQAVFIDRDGTLGGSDEVQYPGAFELFPFTPGALNTLKFMGLKLYGFTNQPGISRGEATEEAFRIEMLEFGFDGVYICPHQHNEGCHCRKPNPGMLIRAAQENNLDLSKCAVIGDRWTDMVAADRAGCMKVLVMTGAGNAALNEYRNKWLDTVPDYIAGDFADAVTYIEQYVRGVEEPMI from the coding sequence ATGAGAGAACCTAAACTGCAGGCTGTATTTATTGACCGGGATGGAACCTTGGGCGGAAGTGACGAAGTGCAGTATCCGGGGGCTTTCGAATTGTTCCCGTTTACCCCCGGAGCTTTAAACACGCTGAAATTCATGGGGCTTAAACTTTATGGTTTTACGAATCAACCCGGAATCTCGAGAGGGGAGGCAACGGAGGAAGCTTTTAGAATAGAAATGCTGGAGTTTGGATTTGACGGTGTATACATTTGTCCGCATCAGCATAATGAAGGCTGTCATTGCCGTAAGCCTAATCCTGGAATGCTGATTAGAGCAGCGCAAGAAAACAATCTGGATCTAAGCAAATGTGCAGTGATTGGAGACCGTTGGACGGATATGGTGGCGGCAGACCGTGCCGGATGTATGAAAGTGTTAGTCATGACTGGTGCAGGAAACGCGGCATTAAATGAGTATAGAAATAAATGGCTGGATACCGTGCCGGATTATATTGCCGGAGATTTTGCTGATGCAGTTACTTACATAGAGCAGTACGTGCGTGGTGTGGAAGAGCCAATGATCTAA
- a CDS encoding GNAT family N-acetyltransferase encodes MIPIVRLATIEDADVLSRLNYEFNGGDKRPEAEIIGSLNTGNELVAVAELRDEVVGFACAQSSQSFCYAASHGEITEMYVQESARRKGAAAALLAFLEAQLRLRGVGTVKILTGRTNDPAIATYASCGYVKHDEAVLEKRL; translated from the coding sequence GTGATTCCAATAGTCAGGCTGGCTACAATAGAAGATGCAGATGTATTATCCAGGCTGAATTATGAGTTTAATGGCGGGGACAAACGTCCGGAGGCGGAAATTATCGGGAGTTTGAACACAGGGAACGAGTTAGTTGCCGTTGCCGAATTAAGGGACGAAGTCGTCGGCTTTGCCTGCGCGCAGAGCTCGCAATCCTTCTGCTACGCAGCAAGTCATGGTGAAATTACGGAAATGTATGTTCAGGAATCAGCCCGGAGGAAAGGCGCGGCGGCAGCACTGCTTGCCTTTCTGGAAGCTCAGCTCCGCTTGCGCGGTGTGGGCACTGTGAAGATTTTGACAGGAAGAACGAATGATCCGGCGATTGCCACGTACGCAAGCTGTGGTTATGTTAAGCATGATGAAGCTGTTTTAGAGAAAAGATTATAG
- a CDS encoding acyltransferase family protein, with protein sequence MNNHKVKTNSHYVELDSLRGIASVLVLITHLMIVFPMIYSPSSPQDNLTLFVLKYLPFTRALFIGGPEAVKLFFVLSGFVLALPFLKGGTIRYLPYLLKRFLRICIPFYVAICLAVLLSIVIQRSSIPELSEWYNSMSWTTPISTRLLLGHFFLIGNFNVNAFNNVIWSLVHEMRISILFPLMMYGVIRYSWQKNVAAYLLAGIIGFYLGGYGDTVGYMLLFVVGALLAKHRAFFIKQYKRTGSLPKIILFTFAYALYSLHAPGSNPLITGLVSYINMLGCGSLIIIALSSGRFSTILRNKAVSYLGRISYSLYLYHFIILVASIKLLYGVIPIGFILLLTAAASISIAALSYHFIEIPSIKWGKTLTRSRDTAIQQQYALPPSQ encoded by the coding sequence ATGAATAACCATAAAGTTAAAACTAATAGTCATTATGTTGAATTAGATTCGCTCAGAGGCATCGCTTCTGTTCTGGTGCTTATTACACACCTGATGATTGTTTTCCCCATGATTTACTCGCCCAGTTCGCCGCAGGATAACCTGACTCTCTTCGTGCTCAAATATTTGCCGTTTACAAGGGCTCTGTTTATCGGCGGTCCGGAAGCGGTCAAACTATTCTTCGTACTGAGCGGATTTGTTCTGGCTTTACCCTTTCTTAAAGGCGGTACAATCCGGTACTTGCCCTACTTGCTCAAGAGATTCCTCAGAATCTGCATCCCTTTCTATGTTGCCATATGTTTAGCGGTGCTTCTCAGCATAGTGATCCAAAGGAGCTCCATTCCTGAACTGAGTGAGTGGTATAATTCCATGAGCTGGACTACGCCGATCTCAACCAGACTACTCTTGGGACATTTTTTCCTGATCGGCAATTTCAATGTGAATGCATTTAACAATGTAATTTGGTCGCTGGTTCATGAAATGCGCATATCCATTCTGTTCCCCTTGATGATGTATGGAGTGATCAGGTATTCATGGCAAAAAAACGTCGCAGCTTACCTATTGGCCGGTATCATCGGGTTTTATTTAGGCGGATATGGAGATACGGTTGGCTATATGCTGCTGTTTGTGGTCGGCGCATTGCTGGCGAAACACAGAGCTTTTTTCATCAAACAATATAAAAGAACCGGCTCACTCCCGAAAATCATTCTTTTCACCTTTGCCTATGCGTTGTATTCGCTGCATGCACCAGGGAGCAACCCCTTAATCACAGGTTTGGTTTCCTATATCAACATGCTCGGATGCGGCTCATTAATAATCATTGCCTTATCCAGCGGGAGATTCTCAACAATCCTGAGAAATAAAGCCGTCAGCTATCTGGGGCGGATCTCGTACAGCCTGTATTTATATCATTTCATCATCCTGGTAGCTTCCATTAAATTATTGTACGGAGTCATCCCTATTGGCTTCATCCTCTTGCTAACAGCCGCGGCCAGTATTTCCATCGCTGCATTGTCATATCATTTTATTGAAATCCCGTCTATTAAATGGGGTAAAACACTTACACGCAGCAGGGATACCGCCATTCAGCAGCAATACGCACTTCCCCCATCACAATAA
- a CDS encoding MarR family winged helix-turn-helix transcriptional regulator, producing MEDKLFSTLIELTTMLNQSDRHKKMIAHAGVNMEAAAFRVFIGIGRLQSTSVGDLAAMMGKNYSSVSRQIDKLEIAGLVHTYPARNDSRIRVSELTNHGKEIFSQINSTRNGILQEALTDWTVDEKQRLLDDLRRLIDSLNKFN from the coding sequence ATGGAAGATAAACTTTTTAGTACACTGATTGAATTGACTACAATGCTTAATCAGTCAGACCGCCATAAGAAAATGATTGCCCATGCTGGCGTTAATATGGAAGCAGCAGCTTTTCGTGTTTTCATCGGCATTGGGCGTCTTCAGTCAACTAGTGTCGGCGATTTGGCTGCCATGATGGGCAAAAATTACTCCAGTGTTAGCCGTCAAATTGATAAATTGGAAATAGCCGGATTGGTCCATACTTATCCGGCAAGGAATGATTCTAGAATTCGTGTTTCTGAATTAACAAATCACGGAAAGGAGATTTTTTCTCAAATTAACTCCACTCGAAATGGCATCTTACAAGAAGCCTTGACGGACTGGACCGTAGACGAAAAGCAGCGTTTATTGGACGACTTAAGACGCTTAATTGATTCCTTAAATAAATTCAACTAA
- a CDS encoding zinc-binding dehydrogenase, producing the protein MIKAAIVKQAGIPPVLGQFPAPVESADKVIVNVSTAALSKLSKFRSLGMHYSSETNFPIVAGADGVGTLADGSRVYFALPAAPYGSLAEQTIVEKNMIIHLPKEIDEVTAAAITNPAMSSWAALVYRAQFQSGQTVLINGATSESGSLAIQIAKYLGAKKIIATGRNHSKLQSLGADEFVAFDMNTDNGKQAFEKALEPAFADGVDVVLDYLWGDSAFAILSAAAKAGGSRPTRFVSIGTAYGQEYINMPSSLLRASTIELVGSGGRSVSQLNMLSSAQSVLDLASKGKIHIATTTFSLEDIEIAWNAPLTPRPVIMIK; encoded by the coding sequence ATGATTAAAGCCGCAATTGTTAAGCAAGCGGGAATCCCTCCCGTATTAGGTCAATTTCCTGCACCAGTTGAATCCGCTGATAAAGTTATTGTTAACGTTTCGACCGCTGCTTTAAGTAAACTTAGCAAGTTCCGTTCGTTAGGCATGCATTATTCATCAGAAACAAACTTTCCAATTGTAGCTGGTGCAGATGGTGTCGGCACATTGGCAGATGGATCTCGTGTTTACTTTGCGCTCCCTGCCGCACCCTATGGGAGTTTAGCTGAACAAACCATTGTAGAAAAAAATATGATTATACATTTACCCAAAGAGATTGATGAAGTAACCGCCGCTGCAATCACAAACCCGGCTATGTCTTCGTGGGCTGCTTTGGTATATCGGGCGCAATTCCAATCTGGTCAAACGGTTCTGATTAACGGTGCGACTAGTGAATCCGGTAGTTTGGCCATTCAAATTGCTAAATATTTAGGCGCAAAAAAAATTATTGCAACCGGACGAAACCACTCAAAGTTACAGTCCTTAGGAGCAGATGAATTCGTTGCATTTGACATGAATACTGACAACGGTAAACAAGCTTTTGAGAAAGCCCTGGAGCCAGCTTTTGCGGATGGTGTAGATGTAGTACTAGATTATCTCTGGGGTGACAGTGCCTTCGCCATTCTCTCTGCTGCTGCAAAAGCTGGTGGGAGCCGCCCAACGCGATTTGTTAGTATAGGAACTGCGTACGGGCAAGAATACATCAACATGCCCTCTTCATTACTTCGTGCATCTACGATCGAACTGGTCGGCAGTGGCGGCAGAAGTGTTTCACAATTAAATATGCTGTCATCTGCACAAAGTGTTTTGGATCTTGCTTCAAAAGGAAAGATCCATATCGCTACAACAACATTTTCTTTAGAAGATATCGAAATAGCTTGGAATGCACCATTGACACCTCGTCCCGTTATAATGATAAAATAA